Below is a window of Tsuneonella deserti DNA.
TCGGCGTGCCGGGGCGGATCGTGATCGTCGGCTGGATGTTGAGGTTGCGCGTGGTGAGCTGGTCGCCGGCGCGCGCACCGTTCTGCTGCGTCGACTCCCGGATCGCCTGCACGAGGTCGCTTTCGCCGGTGAATGTCAGGTTCGAGCCGACCCCGAGCAGGGTCGAGAGCGCCACGCCCTTGAGAAGCGACCAGGTGTGGAAGTCGACCTTATCGGCGACGCCGGCATAGCCTGCCGCATCGCTTGCCGGCACGTTATCGATCCGCAGCGACCGGCCGTCGGGAAAGACGATCCGTTGCCAGACGAGGAGCGCGCGCGTCTGACCGAAGGCCACCACGCTGTCATAGCTTCCGATCAGGCGCGTCCCCTGCGGGATCAGCAAGACGCGTCCGGTCTGGCTGTCGAAGACGCGCTCGGTGACCTGCGCGATGACCAGTCCGGGCAGATCCGACCTCAGGCCGGTGATGAGGCTCGCGGGGATGACGTGGCCCGCGGACAGCAGGTGGGGCGAAGCAGCCGCCTGCACGCCGTGCGGATTGACGTCGCCGCCCCGATCGAGCCCGGCCATGAAATCGGCCTTCCGGGCCTGCGCATTCGGATCGCGCTGGGGATCGAGCGCCAGTCGCGAACTCGCCGTCGGCGCTTCGGGAGCGTCGGCAACGGGCGCGGCAGCAGGAGCAGAATTTGGTGCGCTCGTCTGGACCAGTACGCCGGACTCGCGCGCGCTTCGCGCTTGCGCCGCGATCCGTTCGCGCTCCGCCTGCGCGGCTTGCTCTCGCTGGCTCAACACGTCTGACGGTGGGGCGCCCGGGCCCTGCTCGGCCATCGCGCGTTGGTGCTCGAGGATTGGGCGCCCGAGGTCGCCGGGAAGCGGCGGGCCGAGTTTTGGCGCCTCGGCATAGCTGGAGGGCAGCGCGCCAAGCGTATCAGCCGGCGGCCGCGCCGGCTCGCTGGCGTTGTCGTCGTTGGCGACGAGCTGGAAGGTTCGCGGCTTCAATGCCACCCAGGCCGCCGC
It encodes the following:
- a CDS encoding TrbI/VirB10 family protein, which gives rise to MTEAPVSGGVTGEPAQSAKVDPETLVLRARPGRVVRFKRSVIVALTAIAVVGIVAAAWVALKPRTFQLVANDDNASEPARPPADTLGALPSSYAEAPKLGPPLPGDLGRPILEHQRAMAEQGPGAPPSDVLSQREQAAQAERERIAAQARSARESGVLVQTSAPNSAPAAAPVADAPEAPTASSRLALDPQRDPNAQARKADFMAGLDRGGDVNPHGVQAAASPHLLSAGHVIPASLITGLRSDLPGLVIAQVTERVFDSQTGRVLLIPQGTRLIGSYDSVVAFGQTRALLVWQRIVFPDGRSLRIDNVPASDAAGYAGVADKVDFHTWSLLKGVALSTLLGVGSNLTFTGESDLVQAIRESTQQNGARAGDQLTTRNLNIQPTITIRPGTPIRLIVHRDLILEPWNE